In the Acanthopagrus latus isolate v.2019 chromosome 23, fAcaLat1.1, whole genome shotgun sequence genome, one interval contains:
- the LOC119014240 gene encoding H-2 class II histocompatibility antigen, A-Q alpha chain-like isoform X1 codes for MYFQTLLIFSAAVCICAQRSYELCHTYGCFESSDTQLTVTLDGDEVYYADFKKGVLVWESRLATMLHISWAYQDAVYYRSICKSNLLRWKPDKSAKERPKEAPEIMIYPRDDVVTEEENTLICFINHFYPPTINIKWTKNDEEIMVEDAFYKCTPNSDGTFYVFSTLSFVPKQGDIYSCTVEHESLKGPQTKFWDVETDEISNAPDVFCGLGLSLGLLGVPAGIFFFVKGSQYQNIWEA; via the exons ATGTACTTCCAAACTCTTCTTATTTTCTCAGCAgctgtgtgcatctgtgcacAAA GAAGTTATGAACTTTGTCACACCTATGGATGCTTTGAATCAAGCGATACTCAACTCACTGTGACACTGGACGGCGACGAGGTCTACTATGCAGACTTTAAAAAGGGGGTTCTAGTTTGGGAAAGCAGACTGGCCACAATGCTGCATATTTCTTGGGCTTATCAAGATGCAGTATATTACAGATCTATATGCAAAAGTAACTTACTGAGATGGAAACCAGACAAGTCAGCGAAAGAGAGGCCTAAAG AGGCACCAGAAATCATGATCTACCCCAGAGATGATGTAGTAACAGAGGAAGAGAACACTCTCATCTGCTTCATCAACCATTTCTACCCACCTACCATCAACATTAAGTGGACCAAGAATGACGAAGAAATAATGGTGGAAGATGCTTTCTATAAGTGCACACCCAATTCTGATGGGACGTTTTATGTTTTCTCCACCCTGAGCTTTGTCCCGAAGCAAGGAGACATCTACAGCTGCACTGTGGAACACGAGTCACTGAAGGGGCCTCAGACCAAGTTTTGGG ATGTTGAAACGGATGAGATTAGTAACGCTCCAGATGTCTTTTGTGGACTTGGCCTGAGTCTTGGACTTCTTGGAGTTCCTGCAGGAATTTTCTTTTTCGTGAAAGGAAGCCAATACCAGAATATCTGGGAGGCCTAG
- the LOC119014240 gene encoding H-2 class II histocompatibility antigen, A-B alpha chain-like isoform X2 produces the protein MYFQTLLIFSAAVCICAQRSYELCHTYGCFESSDTQLTVTLDGDEVYYADFKKGVLVWESRLATMLHISWAYQDAVYYRSICKSNLLRWKPDKSAKERPKEAPEIMIYPRDDVVTEEENTLICFINHFYPPTINIKWTKNDEEIMVEDAFYKCTPNSDGTFYVFSTLSFVPKQGDIYSCTVEHESLKGPQTKFWVLCQVSVS, from the exons ATGTACTTCCAAACTCTTCTTATTTTCTCAGCAgctgtgtgcatctgtgcacAAA GAAGTTATGAACTTTGTCACACCTATGGATGCTTTGAATCAAGCGATACTCAACTCACTGTGACACTGGACGGCGACGAGGTCTACTATGCAGACTTTAAAAAGGGGGTTCTAGTTTGGGAAAGCAGACTGGCCACAATGCTGCATATTTCTTGGGCTTATCAAGATGCAGTATATTACAGATCTATATGCAAAAGTAACTTACTGAGATGGAAACCAGACAAGTCAGCGAAAGAGAGGCCTAAAG AGGCACCAGAAATCATGATCTACCCCAGAGATGATGTAGTAACAGAGGAAGAGAACACTCTCATCTGCTTCATCAACCATTTCTACCCACCTACCATCAACATTAAGTGGACCAAGAATGACGAAGAAATAATGGTGGAAGATGCTTTCTATAAGTGCACACCCAATTCTGATGGGACGTTTTATGTTTTCTCCACCCTGAGCTTTGTCCCGAAGCAAGGAGACATCTACAGCTGCACTGTGGAACACGAGTCACTGAAGGGGCCTCAGACCAAGTTTTGGG tgctgtgTCAGGTgagtgtgagctga